From Parasteatoda tepidariorum isolate YZ-2023 chromosome 1, CAS_Ptep_4.0, whole genome shotgun sequence, one genomic window encodes:
- the LOC122268991 gene encoding uncharacterized protein — MSTAPTRALEAILDLTPLDIFMCSSARMTAYRMKLQYQWYDKPSSGGHTSITKKIYHPTLLMPSDCMERKYVFERPFEVVFPTREEWDNNTIDTKNDDLIWYTDGSKKGNLSGLGVCGLSPRFNLFEGLGEYATVFQAEVLAIVNCLQINIKKGYHGKRILIFSDSQAALMALYSFQVKSKIVLECKNLLIELAKRNKIILIWVPGHMGIDGNERADELAKQGSSFNPIGTEPFCGINMKTTKKAVLKWEKQEMNKVWRNSPGQKHAKSMISSPSAKIASEILRLPRLKIQTIVGFITGHYHFRKHLHRLGLFEQEPICRKCREAVESAHHILYECDALALTRLTTLGNPYPKELHLNSIKGLSDYINKVGDPRQWN, encoded by the coding sequence ATGTCCACGGCCCCTACCAGAGCACTTGAGGCAATTCTGGACCTGACTCCTTTAGATATCTTCATGTGCAGCTCTGCCAGAATGACTGCATATAGAATGAAATTGCAATATCAATGGTATGACAAGCCCTCTTCTGGAGGTCATACCAGTATTACTAAGAAAATTTACCATCCAACTCTCCTTATGCCTTCTGACTGCATGGAGAGAAAGTACGTGTTTGAAAGACCATTTGAAGTAGTTTTTCCTACCAGAGAAGAATGGGATAACAACACGATCGATACAAAAAATGATGATCTAATCTGGTATACCGATGGATCAAAGAAAGGTAACCTCTCAGGACTGGGTGTCTGTGGCTTGTCACCAAGATTCAACCTTTTTGAAGGTCTTGGGGAGTATGCTACTGTCTTTCAGGCGGAGGTACTTGCTATTGTAAACTGTCTGcagataaatattaagaaaggctACCATGGTAAGCGGATTCTTATTTTCAGCGACAGTCAAGCAGCCTTGATGGCTCTTTACTCATTTCaagttaaatcaaaaattgttctgGAATGCAAGAATCTCCTAATAGAACTggcaaaaaggaataaaatcattcttattTGGGTACCAGGGCATATGGGAATTGATGGTAATGAAAGAGCTGATGAACTCGCAAAACAGGGATCCTCTTTCAATCCAATAGGAACGGAACCCTTCTGTGGAATCAATATGAAGACTACAAAGAAGGCCGTCCTAAAATGGGAAAAACAGGAGATGAACAAAGTTTGGCGCAATTCTCCTGGACAAAAACATGCTAAAAGCATGATCAGCAGCCCTTCTGCAAAAATTGCTTCTGAAATTCTTAGGCTCCCAAGATTGAAGATTCAAACAATTGTAGGCTTCATCACTGGGCATTATCATTTCAGGAAACATCTACATAGATTGGGACTTTTCGAACAAGAACCAATATGTCGGAAATGCCGTGAAGCGGTAGAATCAGCACATCACATCCTATACGAATGTGATGCCCTCGCCCTTACGCGCCTCACTACCTTAGGCAATCCATATCCTAAAGAGCTTCACCTTAATTCCATTAAGGGACTGTCAGACTATATTAATAAAGTAGGCGACCCGAGACAATGGAACTAG